A region of Paractinoplanes abujensis DNA encodes the following proteins:
- a CDS encoding regulator, translating into MTTTPTSAPIPYWVRGDTNAFFGFGVNVLVNVLTLTALCIGVIKMPASDVFGVILPALGIALVAGNVYYTFLARRLAAREGRSDVTALPYGPSVPHMFIVIFVIMLPIYLTTGNPVQAWTAGIAWAFIIGVIVLIGAFVGPYIRKYTPRAALLGTLAGISITFISMNPAGNMWNYAWIALPVLGLLLIGLLTDVKLPFNFPIGLAALLVGTAIGWIGGAMSVPDVTAAARDIAFAFPHLKFDLLLDGLSDMAPLLATAIPLGVYNFTEAMTNVESAATAGDRYNLRSVLLADGAGAVIGSCLGSPFPPAVYVGHPGWKAAGGRTGYSMATGVVIALLCFFGLFGLLGAIFPTAAIVPILLYIGLLIGAQAFQATPRAHAAAVVAALIPNIAAWATGQMDNVLAAAGTTADEVGIGALAGAGVVYDGLKTLGEGAILAGLVLGAIVAFIIDKRFWHAAVFAGSGAVLSFIGLIHAEKVQWNADGQVSLGYLFLAVVCVLFALSRPAPREIDAAERELVEAA; encoded by the coding sequence ATGACGACGACGCCCACCTCCGCCCCCATTCCGTACTGGGTGCGCGGCGACACCAACGCCTTCTTCGGCTTCGGCGTCAACGTGCTGGTCAACGTGCTCACCTTGACCGCGTTGTGCATCGGGGTCATCAAGATGCCGGCCTCGGACGTCTTCGGCGTCATCCTGCCCGCGCTCGGCATCGCCCTGGTCGCGGGCAACGTCTACTACACGTTCCTGGCCCGGCGCCTGGCCGCGCGCGAGGGCCGGTCCGACGTGACCGCCCTGCCGTACGGGCCGAGCGTGCCGCACATGTTCATCGTGATCTTCGTGATCATGTTGCCGATCTATCTGACCACCGGGAATCCGGTGCAGGCGTGGACGGCCGGCATCGCGTGGGCGTTCATCATCGGCGTGATCGTGCTGATCGGCGCGTTCGTCGGCCCGTACATCCGCAAGTACACGCCGCGGGCGGCACTGCTGGGCACCCTGGCCGGCATCTCGATCACGTTCATCTCGATGAACCCGGCCGGCAACATGTGGAACTACGCGTGGATCGCCCTGCCCGTGCTGGGACTGCTGCTGATCGGCCTGCTGACCGACGTCAAGCTGCCCTTCAACTTTCCCATCGGCCTGGCCGCGCTGCTCGTCGGCACGGCGATCGGCTGGATCGGCGGCGCCATGTCGGTGCCCGACGTGACCGCGGCCGCCCGCGACATCGCGTTCGCCTTCCCACATCTCAAGTTCGACCTGCTCCTCGACGGGTTGTCGGACATGGCGCCGCTGCTGGCCACGGCCATCCCGCTCGGCGTCTACAACTTCACGGAGGCGATGACCAACGTGGAGAGCGCGGCCACGGCCGGCGACCGTTACAACCTGCGCAGCGTGCTGCTGGCCGACGGCGCGGGCGCGGTGATCGGCTCCTGCCTGGGCTCGCCGTTCCCGCCCGCCGTCTATGTCGGGCACCCCGGCTGGAAGGCGGCCGGCGGCCGTACGGGTTATTCGATGGCGACCGGCGTGGTGATCGCGCTGCTCTGCTTCTTCGGCCTGTTCGGCCTGCTCGGGGCGATCTTCCCGACCGCCGCGATCGTACCCATCCTGCTCTACATCGGGCTGCTGATCGGCGCCCAGGCGTTCCAGGCCACGCCCCGCGCGCACGCGGCGGCGGTGGTCGCGGCGCTCATCCCGAACATCGCCGCCTGGGCCACCGGGCAGATGGACAACGTGCTCGCGGCCGCGGGCACGACGGCCGACGAGGTGGGCATCGGCGCGCTGGCCGGCGCGGGCGTGGTCTACGACGGGTTGAAGACCCTCGGTGAGGGCGCCATCCTGGCCGGTCTCGTGCTGGGTGCGATCGTGGCGTTCATCATCGACAAACGGTTCTGGCACGCGGCGGTCTTCGCGGGCTCGGGGGCGGTGCTCAGCTTCATCGGCCTGATCCACGCCGAGAAGGTGCAGTGGAACGCGGACGGCCAGGTGTCGCTGGGCTATCTGTTCCTCGCGGTCGTCTGCGTGCTGTTCGCCCTGAGCCGGCCGGCGCCCCGCGAGATCGACGCCGCCGAGCGCGAACTCGTCGAAGCGGCCTGA
- a CDS encoding AtzH-like domain-containing protein: MQHEVAAAFEAYEKALISNDVEAILGFFAAGAVRYGLADQQVGLEEQRRWRLAQPPLPPGRFLRDTIISPYGDQVVVVNTRFGYPGRDVLGRQSQTWVRLPEGWRIVAAHVSEPLP; the protein is encoded by the coding sequence ATGCAGCACGAGGTGGCCGCGGCCTTCGAGGCGTACGAGAAAGCTCTCATCAGCAACGACGTCGAGGCGATCCTCGGCTTCTTCGCCGCCGGCGCCGTCCGTTACGGGCTGGCCGATCAGCAGGTCGGGCTGGAGGAACAGCGACGCTGGCGGCTCGCCCAGCCACCGCTGCCGCCGGGCCGGTTCCTGCGGGACACGATCATTTCCCCGTACGGGGATCAGGTCGTCGTCGTCAACACCCGGTTCGGCTATCCCGGCCGTGACGTGCTGGGCCGGCAGTCGCAGACGTGGGTGCGGCTGCCCGAGGGCTGGCGCATCGTGGCCGCCCACGTCTCCGAGCCGCTGCCCTAG